From Quercus robur chromosome 8, dhQueRobu3.1, whole genome shotgun sequence:
ttttataaaattaaaatattgtgttAGTTTTTTCTTAATATGAGGAATTGGTGGGGGTGAATGCACAATAACGTAAAGACACTGTCAATAAAAGAATGAGTATGAGAACTTAGGATAAGACTTGTGTGAATATCTAACATGGATTAGGAGGCACCAATGATGACGATGACATGGGTGAAGACTGAGGAGGGTGTATATGGACTTGATGGTTAACCAGTAATAGATTTGCTAAGTTTACCTTTCTAAATGCCGAGTTggccgtttttttttttttttaattatttttttaaaggaaagcCAAATTGGCCTTTCAATTGTTAAATCAACATTATAATTGATATGACTTGTTATGATCGAGGGATTGATGGTTCATTAGTTACTTCCTCGATTAAGCTTTATCTATGTTAACTATTAAGTATTAATCTTTATTATGAAATAGATTATATTCATTGCAAAGTATATTGAAGAATTCAATATCCTAAATAtggtcctctctctctctctctcataactATTTTTTAACTACCTAAATggaaatattaaatttaaagaaaagagaggTCAATTCTTTACTGTTCTTTTTCAAGAGAACAAGGAAGAATACCTTGCGTGAATTGAACTGCTTCTACACttttaaccttttaaatgaATATGGCTGCATGCAGTCATATTGGACCAGAATCTTTACTCTATAGCTACAAGAGGAGTTTCCATGGATTTGTAGTGGAGCTAACTGAGCAAGAAGCCCAAAAAATGGCAGGTGGGTGAATTtaatctctccctctctcctctccccctcccccccccccccccccccccccccaacacacacacacacacaaaaagagagagattgtgaCAATCCATAACAAAGTGTTGTAACAATGAATATGTAGCAATGGATGGCGTAGTGTCAGTGTTCCCTAACAAACAAAATGAGCTACATACAACAAGGTCATGGGACTTCATTGGCTTCCCAAAGCAATTGGATAGAAGAACAATCGAAAGCAACATCATTATCGGTGTTCTGGACTCAGGAATTTGGCCAGAGGCTGATAGCTTTAGTGACAAAGGATTTGGTCCACCACCTCGCAAATGGAAGGGTAGCTGTAAAGGCTTAACCAATTTTACTTGCAACAAGTATATCTCTAACATCCAACCAATGGTATTTTGTTATCAGCAAGTTCACTAGTGCACTTCattcacactcacacacacattgAAATTATGAGTGAAAAACAAGGTCAAAATTCATTTTGATGACTAGCTTTATTTACTTTCATTTTTGAATTAGTTGTTAAAGGTTTAAGCTTTATCAATGATAAAGTCCCTAGCAAATGAAGTCGTtggtatattttttattttaaaaaaatatttaatactcATTAAACATTGAAATCTATAAAATGACACATCTCTGAATAttttcaattagatttttaatgaaattaatgCTTAAATGGCATCATTTGCTAACAAATTTTATgaagggactaaattgacaaaaaaaaaaaaaaaactaatttgacAATTGAACTAAAAGTGAAGGGAAGTATGTGTTTGGGGCCTTTTTTGCCAAACAACatgatttttggaaatatttaggAAAAAAGCACTAGGTAAATCTTATTTAGTTATATACCATGTTTTctaaaactcaagttccaagcATTATTGCAATATGATCAAACATAAtgtttaaaacttgagtttggtaaactcaagttttacttggaactcgagtttgtgaGTTCCAAAAATGtgctacataactaaataagtttagTTATGTGCTATTTAgcaaattttcctaaaattatactatttaacaaatttttccTATGTTTGACATCAAcatatttagatttttattgaaaatgtacTAAAATATACTAATTTGACAATCGAAATAAAAGTCAGtagactaaattgaattttaacaaaaaataatagctAAGAAATGTGGTGACGCTTAACGCAGTAAAATCATTGGAGCAAAATATTACCGAAGCGATGGAATATTTGAAGAAGGAGATATTAAATCCCCAAGAGATTCGGAGGGCCATGGGACACATGTTGCATCAACAGCAGCTGGGAACATAGTTAGCAAGGCAAGCCTAGAAGGGTTTAGGTTGGGAACAGCACGAGGAGGTGTTCCATCAGCACGAATTGCCATGTACAAAGTGTGTTGGTCGAATGGGTGTTTTGATGCTGACATTCTTGCAGCATTTGATGATGCCATTGCTGATGGGGTTGACATTATATCTATTTCCATTGGAGGATATCCTAAGAACTATTTCACAGATCCAATTGCCATTGGAGCCTTTCATGCTATGAGAAATGGAATATTGACATCAACTTCTGCTGGTAACTCGGGTCCTGGTCCAGCAACCATCTCAAACTTCTCCCCATGGTCTCTTTCTGTAGCTGCAAGCACCATTGATCGAAAGTTCTCCACTGAGGTCCGATTAGGCAACAACAAGATCTATgaggtattttttttcttctcattttgccAAATGATCTATGTggtaaataattaaaatcaatacTCCCTTGTTTTTGGGTGAAATTATCAAGTGCATTTGATTTACTAAGCCTTGCTTTCACATATAGATAATATGTCTTCATACTTgagtctttatttatttttattttttgaaagagtttcaacctatgatgtccgctcttgataataactctttatcataaaaaatgatactaattgattttttatataggcaggaattgaatttcaaatctcTTAACCGAAACCTATACATAAgtctccaaaaaagaaaagaaaaaaaatctcaaatgtATATAAAAGAAGAGTGTACTATATTCCTGTATCGTACGATTTCTTCTTGTCCCCAAAAAAGATATcactaataaataaagaaaaggtgCTATGAATATTCATTTATGATTCTTTTGTTCAtatttctcttttctcatttcttttttgggtttaaaatttaaacGTGTGGAATCGCAAGTGTAGAGTGTATGTTATAATCTAGCATAAAAAGTGtatgcaataaaatttaaactactaaactagttttctatcaaaaaaactATTAAACTAATTTGGAGAATATTTTTCCTCTGTGTAGGGAACTTCGGTTAATACATTTAATCTCAAGAATGATATGTATCCAATAATTTATAGTGGGGATGCACCAAACACCACATCAGAGTTCAACTCCAGGTAActgaaaagtaaaaataaaaaatctatatggACTCTATACTATAGACAATGAAAATAAGTTTAACTATTACCTGTGTCTGCACAACTCTATCAAACTAGCAGTTGAAATATTTTTGTGCTTCAACTTGGTAGTTAAaaaaaggaaacttttttttgtaaaaatgaagGTATTGTCAGAAATATTCACTGGACCAAAATTTGGTGAAAGGTAAAATTGTACTTTGCGATGCCCTTAGTGATGGGTCTGGGCCATTCTTAGCCGGTGCAGTTGGTGCTGTGATGCAAGGCCGAAACCCCAATTCTCAAACCATGGCTTTTCCCTTACCTGCATCTTACCTTAGCTTTGAGAATGGTGGCAAGATTCGCACGTACCTAAATTCGACAAGGTATTAATCTAAAATACCTTAGACAATTAAGGACTTCACAAGACATACTAATCTTAAGTTCCTAATAAACATCCACAATTTACAGGAGCCCAACTGCGACTATTCTTAGGAGTAATGAAAGTAAAGATACATTGGCCCCTTACATAGCCCCCTTCTCATCAAGAGGCCCAAATCCAGCTGCACACAACATTCTCAAGGTAACTTGCTATTaatctttcttcaattttttctaataatcAGCTtgctaataatgaaaaaattagGTAAAATACCTTGTAAGGTGTTATGCCTTACGTTCTCCAATAAATTTAACCATGTAATAACATTGATCAATGCTGTATAAAATGTGTCAcgtggttgaatttaattggggaaCATAAGGTTTAgtttctaaagaattaaattgaACTTTTGTGCCttactaataattttatatacatttgTACTCTTGCACTTTTTATTGATACCTTTATCATGATTTTGGGTTATTGTAGCCGGATTTAGCTGCTCCTGGAGTTAACATTCTAGCTGCATGGTCTCCAATTTCCCCAATTTCCGGTGTTGAATCTGATAAGAGATCAAGCTCATATAATATAATCTCAGGGACATCAATGGCTTGCCCACATGCTACAGCAGTAGCTGCCTACATCAAATCATTTCACCCTACATGGTCGCCAGCCTCTATTAGATCTGCTCTTATGACTACTGGTAATAACCATATACAGTCCTCAATCTTGGTAATTTTAATCAATAAGTGTAAAGACAACATTGTGCTTGTTAGTGATAAACATAAGTATAAATGATGCTACTTCAAGTTTATGTGAAACAATAGTCCTAAAAAATATTGTGCTCCTAGCATTACTCAATTTTGATGTAGACCATAATCTTTAATCATTATCAACTCACTCCAATTTGGTGTATAACTTGCAGCTGATCCCATGAGTGCTGAAAAGAACCCCGATGCTGAATTTGCATATGGTGCAGGCAATATTAATCCTCTTAAGGCTCCAAATCCTGGCTTAATATATGATATTGATGCACTTGACTACATAAAATTTTTGTGTGCTCAAGGTTATAATACCAAGTTATTACAACATGTTACTGGGGACAAAAGTAGCTGTTCTAAAGAAACTGATGAAAAAAGTTTGGATTTAAACTATCCTTCTTTTGCTCTATCCACACCACTCTCGAATTCAATAAGTCACGTTTTCAATCGGACCGTCACCAATGTTGGATCATCAACATCTACGTATAAAGCTATCGTGACCTCCCCACATGGACTTAGTATCAAAGTGAACCCTAGTATTCTATCATTCACATCTCTCAAACAAAAGCTATCGTTTGCGCTCACAATTGAAGGAACAATAGAAAAACAAATAGTCTCTGCTTCTTTAATATGGGATGATGGTACATTCCAAGTGAGGAGCCCCATTGTCGTATATGGAGACTTTTGAAATTGAAGTTCTATTTAGCATGTATTAgctatataaataaatcaaaagctTTGAAGTGATTTTCGCAAAAGAATGGGATGAAAGGCAGTGGTGAAATATGGAGACAAAATTGTTGTAATCTGAACCTTTGATCTAGTTCTACAATGAATTGTAATATCATGGTTAAAGATTCTGTCTTCTAATTAAATGGACTATTCtactttaattttgagaaaCCTTCTTGATTAGACTCTTGTCCGGGCGAAtctaagtaataaaaaaaaatgttataataaTATATGCTGATTGGGTAAGTTTTCCCTTTCACAAGAAGAACATTGTAATGTAAGTGCTGGCTTTAGACAATTTAGTCTATTGGCAGACTTAGCAATTGCTGTTTGAGAATCCAAAGACTTAAAGCTTAATTTCAATCCCATCCATTACAAAGcccatttcttttttcaacaagAACACTGCTAGTGCCGACTTTGgactgttttgttttgttggccGTGCTTTGCTGTTTGAGAACCCATAGACAGCTTTCAATTCATTCCTTTATATAAGCCCATTTCTCTCACGCTTTGAGTGAACAACCTTAATAGTTAACTAGACCACAAGCTCTTGGGAGAGTTATCCAATGGAAAGCCAAAAGTCTCCCTTTGATCTTAACCAGGGCCGGCCCATGCGTTTCAGAGGCCTAAGGCgaaattttcaaataggggCTTTATgttatcatttaaataatatttaactaacattttatatactaattttttttaaatccattctttttactttttaatatgattttttttttaagaaaatgataaagttataacaaattttactacaaattgGTGTTGTAATGAATGTGATTAATGACATGAGACTTacaaaaatactagaaatattataaaatttacaacataagaattacaaagatatatcaccaatcacaaatattcattcaaaaatgcattcaaTAGTTTGTTGAAATCTACCTATCATATTTATTGtcacatcaaattataaaaattattaatcatattcattgtcacatcaaattataaaaattatggaGACCACCACGCACTCTTGGTACAgtgatcactccacaagtataagttcttgtggggtgtggggggcaatgACCGAGATTTAAGTCTCtagaagagagtttcacacatatatacacttagattaggatagGGTAgattttttatcttgtataaaataattaaaaaataaaagttatgttataaaatttatagtatttttaacattttcctatttgaattacTTGTGATTAGTAACACATCTATTTGTAAgacctatttatttaaatttgtcttatctctatctctagcattatttaattatttgagtCTTCTTAATAGTGAAAAATATGtaaactaaaatgttttaatatctcccaaaaatatttatatataaaaaaaaaaaaaaaaaaaattgaccccAAATTTGGGGCCTTCTCTAGTGAGGGGCCCTAGGCAATGGCCTAATTGGCCTAAGCCTAGGGCCGGCCCTGATCTTAACTTGCCCTGCTATGGGGCGATTAATGATGATCGAAAGGCATGATATCTCTTTAATAGGCCctgttgacttttttttttttttttttttttttttttttttgagatacaatGATAGTTGGGGTTGGGGGGTTTAAATCGTGAATATttctattgaaaatataaagaaatgttAGTTGTGATAGAAAATTCTTGACTAGGCCTAGTTGCTTTTAGTACTATTATTGTTGCCTttatttttagtcatttttaatCTAATAAGTCATGGGCTAGCATTGTGATAAAAAACAGGTTGCAATCAACTCATTTATTTTGCaagaattaaaattattttgggcTTGGGGTTTACGTTGAATGGGCGAAGCCTTTACATAAGTTCATGCGTATATATTGGtgctttttatattaatttattttttcggCAAAAATTTGTTAGTACAGATATACATTGTGTACATGGGTGACCTACCAAAGGGGGAAATCTGTGCATCATCTATTCATACTAGCATTCTCCAAGAAGTTAATGGCAggttattaataaaaatagggTTGATTTTGAATGACAATTTAGATAAGACTTGTGagtaatttgtttgtttttttttttttttttttttttcttttttaaattagatGATGGGTAGGTACTTCGTACATCATGAAAGTGAACCCTAGTGTTCTATCATTTACATCTTCTAGACAAAAGCAATTGTTTGCACTCACAATTGAAGGAACGTTAGATAAACAAA
This genomic window contains:
- the LOC126697598 gene encoding cucumisin-like; translated protein: MLAKFIASIANHPIPMASKTTSLSWLLLLSLAASTLLIGHSASQNERKAYIVYMGNRRDEISTSSLYSNMLQEVIGSHIGPESLLYSYKRSFHGFVVELTEQEAQKMAAMDGVVSVFPNKQNELHTTRSWDFIGFPKQLDRRTIESNIIIGVLDSGIWPEADSFSDKGFGPPPRKWKGSCKGLTNFTCNNKIIGAKYYRSDGIFEEGDIKSPRDSEGHGTHVASTAAGNIVSKASLEGFRLGTARGGVPSARIAMYKVCWSNGCFDADILAAFDDAIADGVDIISISIGGYPKNYFTDPIAIGAFHAMRNGILTSTSAGNSGPGPATISNFSPWSLSVAASTIDRKFSTEVRLGNNKIYEGTSVNTFNLKNDMYPIIYSGDAPNTTSEFNSRYCQKYSLDQNLVKGKIVLCDALSDGSGPFLAGAVGAVMQGRNPNSQTMAFPLPASYLSFENGGKIRTYLNSTRSPTATILRSNESKDTLAPYIAPFSSRGPNPAAHNILKPDLAAPGVNILAAWSPISPISGVESDKRSSSYNIISGTSMACPHATAVAAYIKSFHPTWSPASIRSALMTTADPMSAEKNPDAEFAYGAGNINPLKAPNPGLIYDIDALDYIKFLCAQGYNTKLLQHVTGDKSSCSKETDEKSLDLNYPSFALSTPLSNSISHVFNRTVTNVGSSTSTYKAIVTSPHGLSIKVNPSILSFTSLKQKLSFALTIEGTIEKQIVSASLIWDDGTFQVRSPIVVYGDF